Proteins from a single region of Psilocybe cubensis strain MGC-MH-2018 chromosome 3, whole genome shotgun sequence:
- a CDS encoding UBA domain-containing protein 7: MSDSFADLWSSSAPLSTKPKPQTLSSAASRQTSSANANYGANTGSKPDLFAMLSSSGSGTATPRYGGGMMGNTSSNGLSNGSRASNPPSRTMTPSSSAVLGAGAGAGVARTTSAAGTSISRTGSAAGATPGGVDAFSDLFSPSSSTISTSTAANKNMTLAARLAMEAEQKRVGAGSLGGGAGIGRSSSSAGAGSHAGASGSDAASTWAGLDSLAGGGSILKADPPASSSSTTARSKPNIDDADDWGLGDFGMAPPISAPVPPTTRRTTRTQTTAQSIAAAAAAAETSRESEKKQTTGVSLWDLDDFKDNTNDDSGFRSAQQNNGTSNARTYSPEPSSAAAANPPRSSKPLFFEDENDVGVASPDQDFDFGAREDLDDRDRVRDRGRGLLDFDEGEDDFGFGSSERRGGNANGNDSHRAGDEEDDILGMLSKPVEVVKARVEADGERQRLQPPRAQAPSNASSNRPRPSSPPPHVLGQIVEMGFSITQAKKALAGTKDGMDVQAALESLLGGGASGSRSGTPPPAPPVAAPAPAAAARARGPPKGQKERERERLEKQRLAAGAASSSSGASGSGISGSALNADNITEQADKLIAQASELGMNMFSKASAFWREGKERVVKAYEEREAGGGIAALAPGAKARGVGKSGVSGAGGRPKWMVDGPEHEGQDEEGFPRRVGKQKETSAFRDGWESDEDTRHDDAQRDRSETKVVAQQEQPEVEVDLFAPDVPSQPTSRGGQRQQGSSSSISTVSVRGPARPSPPAPSAQRARTPVPAPTRNLPTASPSALALALKHKTAGTEQFKLGQHAAAADSYGLALQALPDGHLLRVPLLTNRAIARLRIGEYKTAVADCERAVEGVVGRTIFASGAEDSEGGFGVDDPLADKPTKGKNKSTPPPVMHPSTIPPSILSAGRAKANDGGWAHPQGLGVDLLDQYVKAVKRAAEALEGREQWEQAGVWWGVLGRAAEGEAGAWVHERERKEAVSGGVRCRKMVDGPAAPARSASTMPAPKPQTPQTKRPSPKASAASVSSAPSKALRALQSNNAQAEADDAAKHALKDTVDARLSAWKAGKETNIRALLASLENVLWEGDVMRGLKMGMADLVSAAQVKKGYVKAIARVHPDKLNAGNSTLEQRMLANGVFGGLNEAWIAFQATQK, translated from the exons ATGTCCGACTCCTTCGCGGACCTCTGGTCCTCCTCCGCCCCGCTCTCcaccaaacccaaaccacAAACACTCTCATCAGCTGCCTCCAGACAAACATCGAGCGCCAATGCGAACTACGGCGCAAACACAGGGAGCAAGCCCGATCTGTTCGCAATGCTTTCCTCTTCAGGGAGCGGGACGGCCACGCCGCGGTATGGCGGAGGGATGATGGGGAACACAAGCAGCAACGGCCTGAGCAATGGGAGCAGAGCGTCAAACCCTCCGTCGCGTACTATGacgccgtcgtcgtcagcCGTTCtcggtgcgggtgcgggtgcgggtgttgCACGCACTACATCCGCAGCTGGGACATCGATCTCTCGTACGGGCTCAGCGGCGGGTGCGACTCCAGGAGGTGTAGATGCATTCAGTGACCTCTTTTCGCCGAGCTCTTCCACTATTTCAACATCAACAGCGGCGAACAAGAACATGACGCTCGCTGCGCGGCTTGCGATGGAGGCTGAGCAGAAGCGTGTTGGTGCGGGTAGTTTGGGCGGCGGAGCAGGCATCGGGCgatcatcgtcatcagccGGAGCCGGATCTCATGCAGGAGCGTCGGGAAGCGACGCTGCGTCTACGTGGGCCGGGCTCGACTCTTTAGCGGGAGGCGGGTCGATACTGAAAGCCGACCCACCGGcgtcgtcatcatccacAACGGCGAGAAGTAAACCGAACATCGACGACGCGGATGATTGGGGGTTGGGTGACTTTGGAATGGCACCACCCATTTCGGCCCCCGTACCACCCACGACGAGACGAACGACGCGGACGCAGACGACGGCGCAATCTAtcgctgccgctgctgctgctgctgaaacGTCTCGGGAATCAGAGAAGAAACAGACGACAGGTGTCAGCCTTTGGGACCTAGACGATTTCAAAGACAACACCAACGATGATTCCGGCTTCCGAAGTGCACAGCAAAATAACGGGACTTCGAACGCGCGGACTTATTCCCCTGAACCGTCgtcggctgctgctgctaacCCCCCACGCTCGTCGAAGCCACTTTTCTTcgaagatgaaaatgatgtCGGCGTGGCATCACCCGACCAGGACTTTGATTTTGGAGCCAGGGAAGACTTGGATGATCGGGATAGGGTGCGTGATAGGGGAAGGGGGTTGTTGGACTTTGACGAGGGCGAGGATGACTTTGGGTTCGGTAGCAGTGAAAGACGGGGAGGGAATGCGAATGGAAACGATAGTCATAGAGCTggcgatgaggaggatgatatCTTGGGAATGTTGAGCAAGCCTGTGGAAGTTGTGAAAGCGCGGGTTGAAGCTGATGGAGAGAGG CAGCGGCTCCAACCCCCACGCGCACAAGCTCCGTCCAACGCATCGTCCAACCGACCACGAccatcatctcctcctccacacgTCCTCGGACAAATCGTCGAAATGGGATTCTCAATCACCCAGGCAAAAAAGGCGCTCGCCGGGACAAAAGACGGGATGGACGTGCAAGCAGCTCTGGAAAGTTTGCTCGGAGGAGGCGCGTCGGGTTCGCGATCCGGAACACCGCCCCCTGCTCCTCCTGTAGCAGCGCCAgcgccagcagcagcagctcgtGCCCGCGGACCGCCCAAGGGCCAAAAAGAGCGTGAAAGGGAGAGACTTGAAAAGCAACGTCTGGCTGCCGGCGCtgcgtcttcctcctcgggTGCCTCAGGAAGCGGTATTAGTGGGTCAGCGCTGAATGCAGACAATATCACGGAACAAGCGGACAAGCTCATCGCACAGGCGTCGGAGCTCGGGATGAACATGTTTAGCAAGGCGAGCGCGTTCTGGCGGGAGGGTAAGGAGCGCGTGGTGAAAGCGTACGAGGAGCGCGAGGCTGGCGGGGGCATTGCGGCGCTTGCGCCTGGGGCAAAGGCGCGTGGTGTGGGGAAATCCGGGGTGTCTGGCGCGGGTGGGAGGCCCAAGTGGATGGTGGATGGCCCTGAGCATGAGGGCCAGGACGAAGAAGGGTTCCCGAGACGTGTTGGGAAGCAGAAGGAAACCTCTGCATTCAGAGATGGGTGGGAAAGCGATGAGGACACTCGACACGATGACGCCCAGCGAGACCGTTCAGAGACGAAGGTGGTTGCTCAACAAGAGCAGCCTGAAGTTGAAGTCGATTTATTCGCTCCTGATGTTCCATCACAACCAACATCTCGTGGTGGACAGCGGCAGCAAGGATCGTCGTCTTCTATATCAACAGTTTCTGTCAGAGGACCCGCACGTCCATCACCTCCTGCGCCTTCTGCACAGCGTGCGCGCACGCCTGTACCGGCGCCCACACGCAACCTGCCAACAGCCTCCCCCTCCGCGCTTGCGCTGGCCCTCAAACACAAGACCGCTGGGACCGAGCAATTCAAGCTTGGGCAGCACGCCGCCGCTGCGGACTCCTACGGCCTTGCGCTGCAGGCGCTTCCCGACGGCCACCTTCTGCGCGTGCCGCTCCTCACCAACCGCGCAATTGCCCGCCTGCGCATCGGGGAGTACAAGACCGCGGTCGCGGACTGCGAGCGCGCTGTGGAGGGCGTCGTCGGCCGCACCATATTTGCAAGCGGTGCGGAAGATTCTGAGGGCGGATTTGGAGTTGACGATCCTTTGGCTGACAAACCCACGAAAGGGAAAAATAAGAGCACCCCTCCGCCCGTTATGCACCCTTCCACCATCCCACCCTCGATCCTATCAGCCGGCCGTGCAAAGGCCAACGACGGTGGGTGGGCGCACCCGCAGGGCCTCGGCGTCGACCTGCTGGATCAGTACGTGAAAGCGGTGAAACGCGCTGCGGAGGCGCTGGAGGGCCGAGAGCAGTGGGAGCAGGCGGGCGTGTGGTGGGGCGTGCTCGGGCGCGCGGCTGAGGGCGAGGCGGGCGCGTGGGTGCATGAAAGGGAACGGAAGGAGGCTGTGAGCGGTGGTGTGCGTTGTCGCAAGATGGTGGACGGGCCCGCCGCTCCAGCTAGGTCGGCAAGCACTATGCCTGCACCTAAACCCCAGACCCCCCAGACCAAACGACCCTCTCCGAAAGCTTCCGCAGCGTCGGTGTCGTCGGCGCCTTCGAAGGCGTTACGGGCGCTGCAGTCGAACAACGCACAGGCGGAGGCAGACGACGCTGCGAAGCACGCGCTCAAGGACACCGTGGACGCCCGGCTCTCAGCGTGGAAGGCGGGCAAGGAGACTAACATCCGTGCGCTCCTTGCCAGCTTGGAGAATGTGCTCTGGGAAGGAGATGTGATGCGCGGGCTGAAGATGGGTATGGCGGACCTCGTGAGTGCTGCACAGGTGAAAAAAGGGTATGTCAAGGCCATTGCGCGGGTGCATCCGGATAAA TTGAATGCGGGTAATTCGACGCTGGAGCAGAGGATGCTTGCGAATGGTGTGTTTGGAGGGCTGAATGAGGCGTGGATTGCGTTCCAGGCTACGCAGAAGTGA